In Vanessa atalanta chromosome 3, ilVanAtal1.2, whole genome shotgun sequence, one genomic interval encodes:
- the LOC125076969 gene encoding MKRN2 opposite strand protein — MDPGILCFHHCEHKVFCTIIPENCPVCQQKLDRYDYNLLPFRVPYPFVKASQHPRAIVMKPTHGDFLNDYYNSKDLHIGVTNSQGYVVEFSEEGIRAVDPVTKKWSECETSVDWDQCLLLEQFDELWNEIWDSVLLKVSQRSLWEADRYNEERHNCFTFVLAFLRALDCGELSERARDPKLFCKQYVVPRTSAAGKYISLYRQLKRQSYFIQKQ, encoded by the exons ATGGATCCAGGCATTCTTTGTTTCCACCATTGTGAACACAAAGTTTTTTGTACCATAATACCCGAAAATTGCCCTGTTTGTCAACAGAAACTAGATAGATACGACTATAATCTCTTGCCATTTAG AGTACCATATCCTTTCGTGAAAGCCTCTCAGCATCCACGAGCAATCGTCATGAAACCCACTCATGGGGATTTCCTCAA TGACTATTATAATTCCAAAGATTTGCATATAGGGGTCACTAACTCTCAAGGGTATGTAGTGGAGTTCAGCGAAGAGGGCATCCGTGCCGTTGACCCTGTAACTAAAAAGTGGAGTGAATGTGAAACAAGTGTAGACTGGGATCAATGTCTTTTGTTAGAACAGTTTGATGAACTGTGGAATGAGATCTGGGATAGTGTCTTAttaaag GTGAGCCAGAGATCATTATGGGAGGCGGACAGGTATAATGAGGAGCGACACAACTGTTTTACCTTTGTACTGGCATTTTTACGAGCACTTGATTGTGGGGAATTGTCAGAGAGAGCACGCGACCCTAAACTCTTCTGTAAACAGTATGTGGTCCCGCGAACTTCAGCTGCCGGGaagtatatatcattatatagaCAATTAAAGAGACAAAGCTATTTCATACAGAAACAATGA